One Maniola hyperantus chromosome Z, iAphHyp1.2, whole genome shotgun sequence DNA window includes the following coding sequences:
- the ple gene encoding tyrosine 3-monooxygenase isoform X3, whose translation MAVAAAQKNREMFAIKKSYSIENGYPSRRRSLVDDARFETLVVKQTKQSVLEEARARANDYTLTEEEVILQNAASESPEAEQAIQKAALLLRMREGMGSLARILKTIDNYKGCVEHLETRPSQAAGVQFDALVKVSMTRGNLLQLIRSLRQSTSFAGVNLLCDNISNKTPWFPRHASDLDNCNHLMTKYEPELDMNHPGFADKQYRERRKEIAEIAFAYKYGDAIPSIAYSEVENSTWQRVFNTVLELMPEHACKEYKAAFSKLQEADIFVPHRIPQLEDVSGFLRKHTGFTLRPAAGLLTARDFLASLAFRIFQSTQYVRHNNSPFHTPEPDCIHELLGHIPLLADPNFAQFSQEIGLASLGASDSEIEKLSTVYWFTVEFGLCKENHQLKAYGAALLSSIGELLHALSDKPELRPFEPASTSLQPYQDQEYQPIYYVAESFDDAKDKFRRWVSTMSRPFEVRFNPHTERVEVLDSVEKLDTLIWQLNTEINHLTNAISKLRGSRFE comes from the exons ATGGCCGTCGCCGCCGCGCAGAAGAACCGCGAGATGTTCGCCATCAAGAAGTCCTACAGCATCGAG AACGGCTACCCCTCCCGCCGTCGCTCGCTGGTAGACGATGCCCGCTTCGAGACGCTCGTTGTTAAGCAGACCAAACAAAGTGTGCTGGAAGAGGCTCGGGCTCGCGCCAATG ATTACACTCTTACTGAAGAGGAGGTAATTCTACAAAACGCCGCAAGCGAGAGCCCCGAAGCCGAACAGGCGATCCAAAAAGCCGCTCTGCTTCTTCGCATGCGCGAAGGCATGGGCTCCCTCGCTCGCATCCTCAAAACCATCGACAACTACAAGGGCTGCGTGGAGCACCTCGAGACGCGGCCGTCCCAAGCCGCCGGCGTCCAGTTCGACGCTCTGGTGAAAGTGAGCATGACTCGCGGCAACCTGCTGCAGCTCATCCGCTCCCTCCGCCAGTCCACCTCCTTCGCCGGCGTCAACCTGCTGTGCGACAACATCTCCAACAAGACGCCGTGGTTCCCGCGCCACGCCTCCGACCTCGACAACTGCAACCACCTGATGACCAAGTACGAGCCCGAGCTCGACATGAACCACCCCGGGTTCGCCGACAAGCAGTACCGCGAGCGCAGGAAGGAGATCGCGGAGATCGCGTTCGCCTACAAGTACGGCGACGCGATCCCGTCCATCGCGTACTCCGAGGTGGAGAACTCCACGTGGCAGCGAGTGTTCAACACCGTGCTGGAGCTGATGCCCGAGCACGCGTGCAAGGAGTACAAGGCGGCGTTCAGCAAGCTGCAGGAGGCGGACATCTTCGTGCCGCACCGCATCCCGCAGCTGGAGGACGTGAGCGGCTTCCTGCGCAAGCACACCGGCTTCACGCTGCGCCCCGCCGCCGGCCTGCTCACCGCGCGCGACTTCCTGGCCTCGCTGGCCTTCCGCATCTTCCAGTCCACGCAGTACGTGCGCCACAACAACTCGCCCTTCCACACACCTGAACC TGACTGCATCCACGAGCTGCTGGGCCACATCCCGCTGCTGGCCGACCCCAACTTCGCGCAGTTCTCGCAGGAGATCGGTCTCGCCTCACTCGGCGCTTCAGACTCAGAAATCGAAAAACTCTCTACT GTGTACTGGTTCACGGTCGAGTTCGGCCTGTGCAAAGAAAACCACCAGCTGAAAGCCTACGGCGCCGCCCTGCTGTCCTCCATCGGAGAACTCCTGCACGCCCTCAGTGACAAGCCCGAGCTGAGACCCTTCGAGCCGGCCTCCACGTCCTTGCAACCGTACCAAGACCAGGAGTACCAACCTATCTATTACGTGGCTGAAAGCTTCGACGATGCCAAAGACAAATTCAG ACGCTGGGTGTCGACGATGTCGCGGCCGTTCGAGGTGCGCTTCAACCCGCACACGGAGCGCGTGGAGGTGCTGGACTCGGTGGAGAAGCTGGACACGCTCATCTGGCAGCTCAACACGGAGATCAACCACCTCACTAACGCCATCAGCAAGCTGCGGGGCTCGCGCTTCGAGTGA
- the ple gene encoding tyrosine 3-monooxygenase isoform X2: protein MAVAAAQKNREMFAIKKSYSIENGYPSRRRSLVDDARFETLVVKQTKQSVLEEARARANDADTTDGSKSNEDYTLTEEEVILQNAASESPEAEQAIQKAALLLRMREGMGSLARILKTIDNYKGCVEHLETRPSQAAGVQFDALVKVSMTRGNLLQLIRSLRQSTSFAGVNLLCDNISNKTPWFPRHASDLDNCNHLMTKYEPELDMNHPGFADKQYRERRKEIAEIAFAYKYGDAIPSIAYSEVENSTWQRVFNTVLELMPEHACKEYKAAFSKLQEADIFVPHRIPQLEDVSGFLRKHTGFTLRPAAGLLTARDFLASLAFRIFQSTQYVRHNNSPFHTPEPDCIHELLGHIPLLADPNFAQFSQEIGLASLGASDSEIEKLSTVYWFTVEFGLCKENHQLKAYGAALLSSIGELLHALSDKPELRPFEPASTSLQPYQDQEYQPIYYVAESFDDAKDKFRRWVSTMSRPFEVRFNPHTERVEVLDSVEKLDTLIWQLNTEINHLTNAISKLRGSRFE from the exons ATGGCCGTCGCCGCCGCGCAGAAGAACCGCGAGATGTTCGCCATCAAGAAGTCCTACAGCATCGAG AACGGCTACCCCTCCCGCCGTCGCTCGCTGGTAGACGATGCCCGCTTCGAGACGCTCGTTGTTAAGCAGACCAAACAAAGTGTGCTGGAAGAGGCTCGGGCTCGCGCCAATG ATGCAGACACTACAGATGGTTCCAAATCAAATGAAG ATTACACTCTTACTGAAGAGGAGGTAATTCTACAAAACGCCGCAAGCGAGAGCCCCGAAGCCGAACAGGCGATCCAAAAAGCCGCTCTGCTTCTTCGCATGCGCGAAGGCATGGGCTCCCTCGCTCGCATCCTCAAAACCATCGACAACTACAAGGGCTGCGTGGAGCACCTCGAGACGCGGCCGTCCCAAGCCGCCGGCGTCCAGTTCGACGCTCTGGTGAAAGTGAGCATGACTCGCGGCAACCTGCTGCAGCTCATCCGCTCCCTCCGCCAGTCCACCTCCTTCGCCGGCGTCAACCTGCTGTGCGACAACATCTCCAACAAGACGCCGTGGTTCCCGCGCCACGCCTCCGACCTCGACAACTGCAACCACCTGATGACCAAGTACGAGCCCGAGCTCGACATGAACCACCCCGGGTTCGCCGACAAGCAGTACCGCGAGCGCAGGAAGGAGATCGCGGAGATCGCGTTCGCCTACAAGTACGGCGACGCGATCCCGTCCATCGCGTACTCCGAGGTGGAGAACTCCACGTGGCAGCGAGTGTTCAACACCGTGCTGGAGCTGATGCCCGAGCACGCGTGCAAGGAGTACAAGGCGGCGTTCAGCAAGCTGCAGGAGGCGGACATCTTCGTGCCGCACCGCATCCCGCAGCTGGAGGACGTGAGCGGCTTCCTGCGCAAGCACACCGGCTTCACGCTGCGCCCCGCCGCCGGCCTGCTCACCGCGCGCGACTTCCTGGCCTCGCTGGCCTTCCGCATCTTCCAGTCCACGCAGTACGTGCGCCACAACAACTCGCCCTTCCACACACCTGAACC TGACTGCATCCACGAGCTGCTGGGCCACATCCCGCTGCTGGCCGACCCCAACTTCGCGCAGTTCTCGCAGGAGATCGGTCTCGCCTCACTCGGCGCTTCAGACTCAGAAATCGAAAAACTCTCTACT GTGTACTGGTTCACGGTCGAGTTCGGCCTGTGCAAAGAAAACCACCAGCTGAAAGCCTACGGCGCCGCCCTGCTGTCCTCCATCGGAGAACTCCTGCACGCCCTCAGTGACAAGCCCGAGCTGAGACCCTTCGAGCCGGCCTCCACGTCCTTGCAACCGTACCAAGACCAGGAGTACCAACCTATCTATTACGTGGCTGAAAGCTTCGACGATGCCAAAGACAAATTCAG ACGCTGGGTGTCGACGATGTCGCGGCCGTTCGAGGTGCGCTTCAACCCGCACACGGAGCGCGTGGAGGTGCTGGACTCGGTGGAGAAGCTGGACACGCTCATCTGGCAGCTCAACACGGAGATCAACCACCTCACTAACGCCATCAGCAAGCTGCGGGGCTCGCGCTTCGAGTGA
- the ple gene encoding tyrosine 3-monooxygenase isoform X1, with amino-acid sequence MAVAAAQKNREMFAIKKSYSIENGYPSRRRSLVDDARFETLVVKQTKQSVLEEARARANDSDLESDFIQDNAQIGNEKFEKDGTQQDENLNGNDADTTDGSKSNEDYTLTEEEVILQNAASESPEAEQAIQKAALLLRMREGMGSLARILKTIDNYKGCVEHLETRPSQAAGVQFDALVKVSMTRGNLLQLIRSLRQSTSFAGVNLLCDNISNKTPWFPRHASDLDNCNHLMTKYEPELDMNHPGFADKQYRERRKEIAEIAFAYKYGDAIPSIAYSEVENSTWQRVFNTVLELMPEHACKEYKAAFSKLQEADIFVPHRIPQLEDVSGFLRKHTGFTLRPAAGLLTARDFLASLAFRIFQSTQYVRHNNSPFHTPEPDCIHELLGHIPLLADPNFAQFSQEIGLASLGASDSEIEKLSTVYWFTVEFGLCKENHQLKAYGAALLSSIGELLHALSDKPELRPFEPASTSLQPYQDQEYQPIYYVAESFDDAKDKFRRWVSTMSRPFEVRFNPHTERVEVLDSVEKLDTLIWQLNTEINHLTNAISKLRGSRFE; translated from the exons ATGGCCGTCGCCGCCGCGCAGAAGAACCGCGAGATGTTCGCCATCAAGAAGTCCTACAGCATCGAG AACGGCTACCCCTCCCGCCGTCGCTCGCTGGTAGACGATGCCCGCTTCGAGACGCTCGTTGTTAAGCAGACCAAACAAAGTGTGCTGGAAGAGGCTCGGGCTCGCGCCAATG ACTCTGACTTGGAATCTGATTTTATCCAAGACAACGCTCAAATTGGTAACGAGAAATTTGAAAAAGATGGCACCCAACAGGACGAGAATTTAAATGGAAATG ATGCAGACACTACAGATGGTTCCAAATCAAATGAAG ATTACACTCTTACTGAAGAGGAGGTAATTCTACAAAACGCCGCAAGCGAGAGCCCCGAAGCCGAACAGGCGATCCAAAAAGCCGCTCTGCTTCTTCGCATGCGCGAAGGCATGGGCTCCCTCGCTCGCATCCTCAAAACCATCGACAACTACAAGGGCTGCGTGGAGCACCTCGAGACGCGGCCGTCCCAAGCCGCCGGCGTCCAGTTCGACGCTCTGGTGAAAGTGAGCATGACTCGCGGCAACCTGCTGCAGCTCATCCGCTCCCTCCGCCAGTCCACCTCCTTCGCCGGCGTCAACCTGCTGTGCGACAACATCTCCAACAAGACGCCGTGGTTCCCGCGCCACGCCTCCGACCTCGACAACTGCAACCACCTGATGACCAAGTACGAGCCCGAGCTCGACATGAACCACCCCGGGTTCGCCGACAAGCAGTACCGCGAGCGCAGGAAGGAGATCGCGGAGATCGCGTTCGCCTACAAGTACGGCGACGCGATCCCGTCCATCGCGTACTCCGAGGTGGAGAACTCCACGTGGCAGCGAGTGTTCAACACCGTGCTGGAGCTGATGCCCGAGCACGCGTGCAAGGAGTACAAGGCGGCGTTCAGCAAGCTGCAGGAGGCGGACATCTTCGTGCCGCACCGCATCCCGCAGCTGGAGGACGTGAGCGGCTTCCTGCGCAAGCACACCGGCTTCACGCTGCGCCCCGCCGCCGGCCTGCTCACCGCGCGCGACTTCCTGGCCTCGCTGGCCTTCCGCATCTTCCAGTCCACGCAGTACGTGCGCCACAACAACTCGCCCTTCCACACACCTGAACC TGACTGCATCCACGAGCTGCTGGGCCACATCCCGCTGCTGGCCGACCCCAACTTCGCGCAGTTCTCGCAGGAGATCGGTCTCGCCTCACTCGGCGCTTCAGACTCAGAAATCGAAAAACTCTCTACT GTGTACTGGTTCACGGTCGAGTTCGGCCTGTGCAAAGAAAACCACCAGCTGAAAGCCTACGGCGCCGCCCTGCTGTCCTCCATCGGAGAACTCCTGCACGCCCTCAGTGACAAGCCCGAGCTGAGACCCTTCGAGCCGGCCTCCACGTCCTTGCAACCGTACCAAGACCAGGAGTACCAACCTATCTATTACGTGGCTGAAAGCTTCGACGATGCCAAAGACAAATTCAG ACGCTGGGTGTCGACGATGTCGCGGCCGTTCGAGGTGCGCTTCAACCCGCACACGGAGCGCGTGGAGGTGCTGGACTCGGTGGAGAAGCTGGACACGCTCATCTGGCAGCTCAACACGGAGATCAACCACCTCACTAACGCCATCAGCAAGCTGCGGGGCTCGCGCTTCGAGTGA